The proteins below are encoded in one region of Bacillus thermozeamaize:
- a CDS encoding tRNA-specific adenosine deaminase has product MELAIQIAHENVIRSRGGPFGAVVVKNGEVIGSAGNEVTSLNDPTAHAEILAIRRACQRLGSFQLTDCEIYTSCEPCPMCIGAIYWARPKAVYYACTREDAARAGFDDQFIYEQLALPVEQRRIPMAKLAVENGDAPFQAWIHSTNKIRY; this is encoded by the coding sequence ATGGAACTCGCGATTCAGATTGCCCATGAAAATGTCATCCGCTCAAGAGGCGGCCCGTTCGGCGCGGTGGTGGTCAAAAACGGCGAAGTGATCGGAAGTGCGGGGAACGAAGTGACTTCCCTGAACGATCCGACCGCCCACGCGGAAATCCTGGCGATCCGCAGGGCCTGCCAGCGCCTGGGAAGCTTCCAGCTGACGGACTGCGAGATCTATACAAGCTGCGAACCGTGCCCGATGTGCATCGGCGCCATCTATTGGGCGAGGCCCAAAGCCGTTTACTACGCCTGCACCAGGGAAGATGCCGCCCGCGCAGGATTTGACGATCAATTCATCTATGAACAATTGGCCCTGCCCGTTGAGCAGCGGCGGATTCCCATGGCCAAGCTGGCCGTCGAAAACGGCGATGCGCCGTTTCAGGCCTGGATCCATTCAACCAATAAGATCAGGTACTGA